A genome region from Macrobrachium rosenbergii isolate ZJJX-2024 chromosome 42, ASM4041242v1, whole genome shotgun sequence includes the following:
- the LOC136827896 gene encoding rhodopsin-like, with the protein MSYWDNPANMANGALPSTNPFGNYTVVDTVPKELLHMVDSHWYQFPPMNPLWYGLVGFWMVVMGILSVVGNFVVIWVFMNTKSLRTPANLLVVNLAMSDFFMMFTMFPPMVISCYWQTWTLGSFFCEVYAFLGSLFGCVSIWTMLWITLDRYTVIVKGVSGKPLSSSGAMARIAGTWVTAFAWCLPPFFGWNRYVPEGNMTACGTDYLTEDMFSHSYLYIYSVWVYIFPLFANIYLYTFIVKAVANHEKQMREQAKKMGVKSLRSEESQKTSAECRLAKVALMTVSLWFMAWTPYFVINYTGMLNKSSVTPLFSIWGSVFAKANAVYNPIVYAISHPKYRAALEKKLPCLACSTEGRDDNASSNTAQVAEKSESA; encoded by the coding sequence ATGTCATATTGGGATAATCCTGCTAATATGGCCAATGGCGCCCTCCCCTCCACAAACCCCTTTGGGAATTACACGGTGGTAGACACGGTACCTAAGGAACTCCTCCACATGGTGGATTCGCATTGGTACCAGTTTCCTCCGATGAACCCACTATGGTATGGTTTGGTTGGCTTCTGGATGGTCGTTATGGGAATCTTGTCCGTTGTAGGTAACTTCGTTGTCATCTGGGTATTCATGAACACCAAATCTCTCCGCACTCCTGCTAACTTGCTTGTTGTCAACTTGGCTATGTCTGACTTCTTTATGATGTTCACCATGTTCCCACCAATGGTCATTTCTTGCTACTGGCAGACATGGACCCTCGGTTCATTCTTCTGTGAAGTATATGCTTTCCTCGGATCACTCTTTGGCTGTGTGTCTATCTGGACCATGCTTTGGATCACCCTCGATCGCTACACTGTTATTGTTAAGGGTGTTTCTGGTAAGCCTCTTTCCAGCAGCGGCGCCATGGCAAGAATTGCTGGTACCTGGGTTACTGCCTTTGCCTGGTGTCTTCCTCCCTTCTTTGGTTGGAACCGTTATGTGCCTGAGGGTAACATGACTGCCTGTGGCACTGACTACTTGACTGAGGATATGTTCTCTCACAGCTATCTGTACATCTACTCTGTCTGGGTCTACATCTTCCCCCTGTTTGCCAACATCTACCTTTACACTTTCATCGTTAAGGCTGTAGCCAACCATGAAAAGCAGATGCGCGAACAGGCCAAGAAGATGGGTGTCAAGTCTCTCAGGAGCGAAGAAAGTCAGAAGACTTCTGCTGAATGTCGTCTTGCTAAGGTTGCTCTCATGACTGTGTCCCTTTGGTTCATGGCCTGGACTCCTTACTTCGTCATTAACTACACTGGAATGCTCAACAAGTCTTCTGTTACTCCCCTCTTCTCCATCTGGGGTTCTGTCTTTGCCAAGGCCAATGCTGTATACAACCCAATTGTGTACGCCATCAGCCACCCTAAATATCGCGCTGCCTTGGAAAAGAAATTGCCCTGCCTGGCCTGCAGCACTGAAGGACGTGATGACAATGCTTCCAGCAACACAGCTCAAGTAGCAGAAAAATCAGAGAGCGCTTAA